The following are encoded together in the Acidovorax sp. KKS102 genome:
- the cyoB gene encoding cytochrome o ubiquinol oxidase subunit I, translating into MTSETLSPSHWALGRLSWDAVPMAHEPIVLWTFIAVVLGGLVVMAGITKFRLWGPLWRDWICSIDHKRIGIMYMILGLVMLLRGFADAVMMRLQQAMAFGDNMGYLPPHHYDQIFTAHGVIMIFFVAMPLVTGLMNYLVPLQIGARDVSFPFLNNFSFWMTTAGAVLVMVSLFLGEFSTSGWLALSNLGAQSPSTGLDYYIWALQIAGVGTTLSGINLIVTIIKMRAPGMSLMKMPVFTWTALCTNALIVASFPVLTAALVLMSLDRYVGTNFFTNELGGNPMLYVNLIWIWGHPEVYILVLPAFGVFSEVVATFSKKRLFGYTSMVYATVCITILSYLVWLHHFFTMGSGASVNTFFGITTMIISIPTGAKIFNWLFTMYKGRIRFELPMMWTVAFMVTFAIGGMTGVLLAVPPADFVLHNSLFLIAHFHNVIIGGVVFAMFAGINYWFPKAFGYKLDRTWGVRSFWLWLVGFWVAFTPLYVLGLMGVTRRANHFEDQSLQIWFVIAAIGAAMIAAGIGCFLIQLVVSFLKREQLRDWTGDPWDGRTLEWATSSPPPNYNFAFTPVVHEIDAWWDMKKHGYKRPLAGFQPIHMPANTGAGVVISGLSLVFGFALIWHMWLLAAVSFAAVVLAAIVHTFNYKRDFYIPASEVISTEEARTLQLARHV; encoded by the coding sequence ATGACCTCCGAAACCCTTTCTCCATCCCACTGGGCGCTGGGCCGCCTGAGCTGGGACGCCGTGCCCATGGCGCACGAGCCCATTGTGTTGTGGACCTTCATTGCCGTGGTCCTGGGCGGCCTCGTCGTCATGGCGGGCATCACCAAGTTCCGCCTGTGGGGCCCGCTGTGGCGCGACTGGATCTGCAGCATTGACCACAAGCGCATCGGCATCATGTACATGATCCTGGGCCTGGTGATGCTGCTGCGCGGCTTTGCCGACGCGGTGATGATGCGCCTGCAGCAGGCCATGGCCTTTGGCGACAACATGGGCTACCTGCCGCCGCACCACTACGACCAGATCTTCACCGCCCACGGCGTGATCATGATCTTCTTCGTGGCGATGCCGCTGGTCACCGGGCTGATGAACTACCTGGTGCCGCTGCAGATCGGCGCGCGCGACGTGTCCTTCCCGTTCCTGAACAACTTCAGCTTCTGGATGACCACGGCCGGCGCCGTGCTGGTGATGGTGTCGCTGTTCCTGGGTGAGTTCTCCACCTCTGGCTGGCTGGCGCTGTCCAACCTGGGGGCGCAGAGCCCGAGCACCGGTCTGGACTACTACATCTGGGCGCTGCAGATCGCCGGGGTGGGCACGACGCTCTCGGGCATCAACCTGATCGTGACCATCATCAAGATGCGCGCACCCGGCATGAGCCTGATGAAGATGCCCGTGTTTACCTGGACGGCCCTGTGCACCAATGCACTGATCGTGGCGTCCTTCCCCGTGCTGACGGCTGCGCTGGTGCTGATGTCGCTGGACCGCTACGTGGGCACCAACTTCTTCACCAACGAGCTGGGCGGCAACCCCATGCTCTACGTGAACCTGATCTGGATCTGGGGCCACCCAGAGGTGTACATCCTGGTGCTGCCCGCCTTCGGCGTGTTCTCCGAAGTGGTCGCCACCTTCAGCAAAAAGCGTCTGTTTGGCTACACCTCCATGGTGTACGCCACGGTGTGTATCACCATCCTGTCGTACCTGGTATGGCTGCACCACTTCTTCACCATGGGCTCGGGCGCGAGCGTGAACACCTTCTTCGGTATCACGACGATGATCATCTCGATCCCCACGGGCGCGAAGATCTTCAACTGGCTGTTCACCATGTACAAGGGCCGCATCCGCTTTGAGCTGCCCATGATGTGGACCGTGGCCTTCATGGTGACGTTCGCCATCGGCGGCATGACCGGCGTGCTGCTGGCCGTGCCCCCGGCCGACTTCGTGCTGCACAACAGCCTGTTCCTGATCGCCCACTTCCACAACGTGATCATCGGCGGCGTGGTGTTTGCCATGTTTGCAGGCATCAACTACTGGTTCCCCAAGGCGTTTGGCTACAAGCTGGACCGCACCTGGGGCGTGCGCTCCTTCTGGCTGTGGCTGGTGGGCTTCTGGGTGGCATTCACGCCGCTGTATGTGCTGGGCCTGATGGGCGTCACCCGCCGCGCCAACCACTTCGAAGACCAGTCGCTGCAGATCTGGTTCGTGATCGCTGCCATCGGCGCGGCCATGATTGCCGCCGGCATTGGGTGCTTCCTGATCCAGCTGGTGGTCAGCTTCCTCAAGCGCGAACAGCTGCGCGACTGGACGGGCGACCCCTGGGACGGCCGCACGCTGGAGTGGGCCACCTCGTCGCCCCCGCCCAACTACAACTTCGCCTTCACCCCTGTGGTGCACGAGATCGATGCCTGGTGGGACATGAAGAAGCACGGCTACAAGCGTCCTCTGGCGGGCTTCCAGCCCATCCACATGCCAGCCAACACCGGCGCTGGCGTGGTGATCTCGGGGCTGTCGCTGGTGTTCGGCTTTGCACTGATCTGGCACATGTGGCTGCTGGCGGCCGTCTCGTTTGCGGCTGTCGTTCTGGCCGCCATCGTCCACACGTTCAACTACAAGCGTGACTTCTACATCCCGGCATCGGAAGTGATCTCCACCGAAGAAGCCCGCACACTCCAACTGGCCCGCCATGTCTGA
- the cyoC gene encoding cytochrome o ubiquinol oxidase subunit III: MSDIRIHAGAAAGALAPREYHLAHEPHPENGTALGFWLYLMSDCLIFAALFATYGVLGRSYAAGPTGAQLFDLTLVAINTAFLLLSSITFGFAMLRKQLGDVKGTLLWLAVTGVFGLCFLGLELYEFSHLLHEGAGPQRSAFLSAFFTLVGTHGLHVTFGLIWLVVLMVQIGKHGLIPENNRRLMCLSMFWHFLDVVWIGVFTFVYLMGVL, translated from the coding sequence ATGTCTGATATCCGCATCCACGCTGGCGCCGCAGCAGGCGCCCTGGCCCCGCGCGAGTACCACCTCGCGCACGAGCCTCATCCTGAAAACGGCACGGCCCTGGGTTTCTGGCTGTACCTGATGAGCGACTGCCTGATCTTTGCAGCGCTGTTCGCTACCTACGGCGTGCTGGGCCGCAGCTATGCCGCAGGCCCCACCGGCGCGCAGCTGTTCGACCTGACCCTGGTGGCCATCAACACCGCGTTCCTGCTGCTGTCCTCCATCACCTTCGGGTTTGCCATGCTGCGCAAGCAGCTGGGCGATGTGAAGGGCACACTGCTGTGGCTGGCCGTCACGGGCGTGTTTGGCCTGTGCTTCCTGGGCCTGGAACTGTATGAGTTCTCGCACCTGCTGCACGAGGGCGCAGGCCCACAGCGCAGCGCCTTCCTGTCGGCGTTCTTCACGCTGGTGGGCACCCACGGCCTGCACGTCACCTTCGGCCTGATCTGGCTGGTGGTGCTGATGGTCCAGATCGGCAAGCACGGCCTGATCCCCGAGAACAATCGCCGCCTGATGTGCCTGTCCATGTTCTGGCACTTCCTGGACGTGGTCTGGATCGGCGTTTTCACCTTTGTGTACCTGATGGGGGTGCTGTAA
- the cyoD gene encoding cytochrome o ubiquinol oxidase subunit IV — protein sequence MSAQHATHANGAHDAHGHDDHHHDAGPHSTFSGYMTGFVLSIILTAIPFWLVMAKVIADRNTAVLVLGGFAVIQILVHMVFFLHMNGKIEGGWTLLSTIFTVVFVAIAIAGTLWVMFHMNANMMPEHPTPTPPTHEAPGHSTP from the coding sequence ATGAGCGCACAACACGCAACACACGCCAACGGTGCGCACGATGCGCATGGGCATGACGATCACCACCACGACGCAGGCCCCCACAGCACCTTTTCGGGCTACATGACGGGGTTTGTGCTGTCCATCATCCTCACGGCCATTCCCTTCTGGCTGGTGATGGCCAAGGTGATTGCGGACCGCAACACCGCCGTGCTGGTGCTGGGCGGCTTTGCCGTGATCCAGATCCTGGTGCACATGGTGTTCTTCCTGCACATGAACGGCAAGATCGAAGGCGGCTGGACGCTGCTGTCCACCATCTTCACGGTGGTGTTCGTGGCCATCGCCATTGCGGGCACCTTGTGGGTGATGTTCCACATGAATGCCAACATGATGCCGGAGCACCCCACGCCCACACCGCCTACACACGAGGCGCCCGGACACTCCACGCCCTGA
- a CDS encoding SURF1 family protein, whose translation MDTAPTTMAVPRRGLRRAVLLVLGMALFLGFVSLGTWQVQRRTWKLDLIERVDQRVHAAPVALPPVDQWPGISAAQHEYLPVVFQGRWLPGKTVLTQAVTELGAGFWVMTALQQDDGTQVLVNRGFVPQEQRAQWLEAQPPADGAATVQGLLRMTEPGGGFLRTNDPAQQRWYSRDVAAISSALGLPRAAPFFVDAGLPGTAAASSAASGWPRAGLTVIRFHNSHLVYALTWYGLALMVVVAGWYVARYERRTGARAASRLPTHDEHPPTTP comes from the coding sequence ATGGACACAGCCCCCACCACCATGGCAGTGCCGCGCCGGGGCTTGCGCCGCGCAGTCCTGCTGGTGCTGGGCATGGCTTTGTTCCTGGGCTTTGTGTCGCTGGGCACGTGGCAGGTCCAGCGCCGCACCTGGAAGCTGGACCTCATCGAAAGGGTGGACCAACGGGTACACGCCGCACCGGTCGCTCTGCCCCCGGTAGACCAATGGCCGGGCATCAGTGCCGCACAGCACGAGTATCTGCCAGTGGTCTTTCAGGGCCGCTGGCTGCCCGGCAAGACGGTGCTGACCCAGGCAGTCACCGAGCTGGGTGCGGGGTTCTGGGTGATGACGGCCCTGCAACAGGATGACGGCACCCAGGTGCTGGTGAACCGGGGCTTTGTACCCCAGGAGCAACGCGCCCAATGGCTGGAGGCCCAGCCCCCCGCCGATGGCGCGGCCACCGTCCAGGGGCTGTTGCGCATGACCGAGCCCGGCGGTGGCTTTCTGCGTACCAACGATCCGGCACAGCAGCGCTGGTACTCGCGTGATGTGGCCGCCATCAGCAGCGCGCTGGGTCTGCCCCGGGCGGCTCCATTTTTTGTGGATGCCGGGCTACCGGGTACCGCAGCGGCTTCTTCAGCCGCCTCTGGCTGGCCCCGCGCTGGCCTGACCGTCATCCGGTTTCACAACAGCCACCTGGTGTACGCCCTGACCTGGTATGGTCTTGCGCTCATGGTTGTCGTTGCCGGCTGGTATGTGGCACGCTATGAGCGCCGCACGGGCGCACGGGCCGCCAGCCGCCTCCCGACCCACGATGAACACCCACCTACAACGCCCTGA
- a CDS encoding ATP-binding protein: MNTHLQRPDPALATAPRNARSADAAAGIKNLQQLIELRWIAVVGQVFTIEMAHYSLGLKLPLQEMLLVVGCLAVFNVVSLLRLRTGRAVRNVELFLALLIDVAVLTVQLYLSGGTSNPFVFLYLLQITLGAVLLRGAYIWSIVIITVLCFAALADHHLPLALPQDLHQGLSSLYVLGLLVCFVLNATLVMVFITRIHRNLRERDARLAAARRRRVEEEHIVRMGLLASGAAHELGTPLSTLAVILGDWQHDKRLTSNAALKEDIAEMQTQVQRCKSIVSGILLSAGETRGEASVQTTVRKFVDALAEEWRSTRTIPQFDYDNDFGTDTPMVSDTTLKQMVFNVLDNARDASPGWVRLAVTRNADALCMTVTDAGPGFAPDMLSKLGTPYQSSKNRPGGGLGLYLVLNVARTLGGSVEARNRPEGGAQVTIELPLASIALPQKV; this comes from the coding sequence ATGAACACCCACCTACAACGCCCTGACCCTGCGCTGGCCACTGCGCCGCGCAATGCACGCTCCGCTGACGCAGCCGCCGGAATCAAGAACCTGCAGCAACTGATTGAGCTGCGCTGGATTGCGGTGGTGGGCCAGGTGTTCACCATCGAGATGGCGCACTACAGCCTGGGCTTGAAGCTGCCGCTGCAGGAGATGCTGCTCGTCGTCGGCTGCCTGGCAGTCTTCAACGTGGTGAGCCTGCTGCGCCTGCGCACGGGCCGCGCGGTGCGCAATGTGGAGCTGTTTCTGGCGCTGCTGATTGACGTGGCAGTGCTCACGGTGCAGCTGTACCTGAGTGGTGGTACCAGCAACCCCTTCGTGTTTTTGTACCTGCTGCAGATCACTCTGGGCGCCGTGCTGCTGCGCGGTGCCTACATCTGGTCCATCGTGATCATCACCGTCCTGTGCTTTGCGGCACTGGCAGACCACCACCTGCCGCTGGCCCTGCCGCAGGACCTGCACCAGGGCCTGTCAAGCCTGTATGTGCTCGGGCTGCTGGTGTGCTTTGTGCTCAACGCCACGCTGGTGATGGTGTTCATCACCCGCATCCACCGCAACCTGCGCGAGCGCGATGCCCGCCTAGCGGCCGCACGCCGGCGCCGCGTGGAAGAAGAGCACATCGTGCGCATGGGCCTGCTGGCGTCGGGGGCCGCACACGAGCTGGGTACGCCCCTGTCCACCCTGGCGGTGATCCTGGGCGACTGGCAGCACGACAAGCGGCTGACCAGCAACGCAGCGCTCAAGGAAGACATTGCCGAGATGCAGACGCAGGTACAGCGGTGCAAGAGCATCGTGAGCGGCATCCTGCTGTCGGCGGGTGAAACGCGCGGCGAGGCGTCGGTGCAGACCACCGTGCGCAAGTTCGTAGATGCGCTGGCCGAGGAATGGCGCAGCACCCGCACGATCCCCCAGTTTGACTACGACAACGACTTCGGCACCGACACGCCCATGGTGTCGGACACCACCCTCAAGCAAATGGTTTTCAATGTACTGGACAATGCACGTGACGCCTCGCCAGGCTGGGTGAGATTGGCGGTCACGCGCAATGCAGATGCCTTGTGCATGACTGTGACCGATGCCGGCCCCGGCTTTGCACCCGACATGTTGTCCAAGCTAGGCACGCCGTACCAGTCCTCCAAGAACCGCCCTGGCGGAGGGTTGGGGCTGTATCTGGTGCTAAATGTCGCCCGCACCCTGGGTGGCAGCGTGGAGGCGCGCAACCGGCCCGAAGGCGGCGCACAGGTGACCATCGAATTGCCCCTGGCCTCGATTGCGCTGCCCCAGAAGGTATGA
- a CDS encoding response regulator transcription factor, with translation MDTEEAQRQLLIVEDDEAFARTLARSFERRGYSVLQAASLADVEVLLEQHQPGYAVVDLKLKGEASGLACVQTLHAADEEMLIVVLTGFASIATAVEAVKLGACHYLAKPSNTDDIEAAFGLREGNAEVELTNRSSSIKTLEWERINEVLAETGFNLSEAARRLGMHRRTLTRKLEKKQVR, from the coding sequence GTGGACACTGAAGAAGCGCAACGACAGCTGCTGATCGTCGAGGACGACGAAGCCTTTGCGCGCACGCTGGCCCGCTCGTTTGAACGGCGCGGCTACAGCGTGTTGCAGGCAGCGAGCCTGGCCGACGTAGAGGTCTTGCTGGAGCAGCACCAGCCCGGCTATGCGGTGGTGGACCTCAAGCTCAAGGGAGAGGCCTCAGGCCTGGCCTGCGTGCAGACGTTGCACGCTGCGGACGAAGAGATGCTGATCGTGGTGCTCACGGGTTTTGCGAGCATTGCCACCGCTGTGGAAGCCGTGAAACTGGGCGCCTGCCACTATCTCGCCAAGCCCTCCAACACCGACGACATCGAAGCGGCATTTGGCCTCAGGGAAGGCAATGCCGAGGTGGAGTTGACCAACCGCTCCAGTTCCATCAAGACGCTGGAATGGGAACGCATCAACGAGGTGCTGGCTGAAACAGGCTTCAACCTGTCGGAGGCCGCGCGGCGCCTGGGTATGCACCGCCGCACCCTCACGCGCAAGCTCGAAAAGAAACAGGTGCGCTAG
- the sbmA gene encoding peptide antibiotic transporter SbmA, protein MFKSFFFARRWWAWSLLGSVVILLATAYRVQLDVQINDWFGSFYDLIQEALGKPGSITAEQFWGQLSTFARIAMIYVTTAVLVDFFSKHYIFRWRQAMNEHYMAAWPRLRHIEGAAQRVQEDTMRFARTMEDLGLSFMRSLMTLGAFLPVLWTLSDKVTALPLIGAVPHSLVWVALAWSLGGTLLLACVGVKLPGLEFHNQRVEAAYRKELVLGEDDPNRASPPTAAELFAGVRRNYFRLFFHYLYFDVVKWSYLQVSVLVPLVALGPTLIAGVITLGVMQQIARAFDKVLESFQFLVLNWSTVVEQISIYKRLRAFEQQMLKAEPEAASA, encoded by the coding sequence ATGTTCAAGTCCTTCTTTTTCGCCCGCCGCTGGTGGGCCTGGTCACTCCTCGGTTCTGTCGTCATTCTTCTGGCCACCGCTTACCGTGTGCAGCTGGACGTGCAGATCAACGACTGGTTCGGCAGCTTTTACGACCTGATCCAAGAGGCTCTGGGCAAGCCCGGCAGCATTACCGCAGAGCAGTTCTGGGGGCAGCTTTCGACCTTTGCACGCATCGCCATGATCTATGTGACGACGGCAGTGCTGGTGGATTTTTTCAGCAAACACTACATCTTCCGCTGGCGCCAGGCGATGAATGAGCACTACATGGCGGCCTGGCCACGCCTGCGGCACATCGAGGGTGCGGCACAGCGTGTGCAGGAAGACACCATGCGTTTCGCCCGCACCATGGAGGACCTGGGCCTGAGCTTCATGCGCAGCCTCATGACACTCGGAGCCTTTTTGCCGGTGCTCTGGACGCTGTCCGACAAAGTCACTGCGCTGCCCCTCATCGGTGCCGTTCCGCATTCCCTGGTCTGGGTCGCGCTGGCCTGGTCCTTGGGGGGCACGCTGCTGCTCGCCTGCGTGGGTGTGAAGCTGCCGGGGCTGGAGTTTCACAACCAGCGCGTGGAGGCGGCGTACCGCAAGGAGCTGGTGCTGGGCGAGGACGACCCGAACCGGGCTTCTCCCCCCACGGCGGCCGAGCTGTTCGCAGGCGTGCGCCGCAACTACTTCCGGCTGTTTTTCCACTACCTGTACTTCGATGTGGTGAAGTGGTCCTACCTGCAGGTGAGTGTGCTGGTGCCCCTGGTGGCGTTGGGCCCCACGCTGATCGCGGGGGTGATCACCCTAGGAGTGATGCAGCAGATTGCCCGGGCCTTTGACAAGGTACTGGAGTCGTTCCAGTTCCTGGTGCTGAACTGGAGCACGGTGGTGGAGCAGATCTCGATCTACAAGCGCTTGCGCGCTTTCGAGCAGCAGATGCTCAAGGCAGAACCTGAGGCTGCCAGCGCCTGA
- a CDS encoding ankyrin repeat domain-containing protein has protein sequence MDAQNAGDASALAQALRDGANPNLLADTGSSVLMLAAHRGQLARVEALLQAGAQPDLRQTAKDSERGDTALLRAFYGGHLVVAQRLVQAGASLQARNRWDWGPVHMAAQSGCVPCLDWLKEQGQSLTEPAPASRGETPAMLASAKGKVAVLRWLDEQGVDLSQKDPHGKSALDWARWGGQQAAQEWLGQRARPR, from the coding sequence ATGGACGCTCAGAATGCGGGCGATGCCAGCGCACTGGCGCAGGCCCTGCGCGACGGCGCCAACCCCAACCTGCTGGCGGACACCGGCTCCTCCGTGCTGATGCTGGCCGCCCACCGGGGGCAGCTGGCGCGTGTGGAGGCGCTGTTACAGGCTGGGGCCCAGCCCGATTTGCGGCAGACGGCCAAAGACAGTGAGCGTGGTGACACGGCCCTGCTGCGGGCTTTTTATGGCGGACATCTGGTGGTGGCGCAACGCCTGGTGCAGGCCGGTGCCAGCCTGCAAGCCCGCAACCGCTGGGACTGGGGGCCCGTGCACATGGCCGCGCAAAGCGGCTGTGTGCCGTGCCTGGATTGGCTCAAAGAGCAAGGGCAATCGCTGACCGAACCCGCCCCCGCCAGCCGGGGCGAGACCCCCGCCATGCTGGCTTCGGCCAAAGGAAAGGTGGCCGTGCTGCGTTGGCTGGATGAGCAGGGGGTGGATCTTTCGCAGAAAGACCCGCACGGAAAGAGCGCGTTGGATTGGGCGCGCTGGGGTGGGCAGCAGGCGGCTCAGGAATGGCTGGGGCAAAGGGCCCGGCCGCGCTAG
- the acnB gene encoding bifunctional aconitate hydratase 2/2-methylisocitrate dehydratase: MLKAYRDHAAERAALGIPPLPLDAKQVAELIELIKNPPPGEEAFLLDLLTHRVPPGVDDAAKVKASFLAAVAHGDIKVGLISKAKATELLGTMVGGYNVHPLIELLDDAEVAGVAAEGLKKTLLMFDFFNDVAAKAKAGNAKAQEVIKSWADAEWFTTRPEVEKKITVTVFKVPGETNTDDLSPAPDAWSRPDIPLHYLAMLKNTRPDAAFKPEEDGKRGPMQFIEDLKKKGNLVAYVGDVVGTGSSRKSATNSVIWATGQDIPFVPNKRFGGVTLGGKIAPIFFNTQEDSGSLPIEVDVSKLEMGDVVDILPYDGKIVKNGATVAEFKLKSDVLFDEVRAGGRINLIIGRSLTAKAREFLGLPASTLFRLPQAPAASKAGFTLAQKMVGRAVGLPEGQGVRPGTYCEPKMTTVGSQDTTGPMTRDELKDLACLGFSADLVMQSFCHTAAYPKPVDVKTHRELPAFISNRGGVALRPGDGVIHSWLNRLLLPDTVGTGGDSHTRFPIGISFPAGSGLVAFGAATGVMPLDMPESVLVRFKGEMQPGVTLRDLVHAIPLYAIKAGLLTVAKAGKKNIFSGRILEIEGLPNLKVEQAFELSDASAERSAAGCTIKLNPEPVKEYLTSNVVLMKNMIADGYADARTLQRRIEKVEAWLANPNLLEADKDAEYAAVIEIDLADIKEPILCCPNDPDDAKTLSEVAGTKIDEAFIGSCMTNIGHFRAAAKLLGGSRDIPVKLWVAPPTKMDESELIKEGHYANFGAAGARTEMPGCSLCMGNQAQVREGATVVSTSTRNFPNRLGKNTNVFLASAELAAIASKLGKIPTVAEYHEAMGIVNKDGASIYKYLNFDQIEEYAETAKGVTA, translated from the coding sequence ATGTTGAAAGCCTACCGAGACCATGCTGCCGAACGCGCTGCACTGGGTATCCCGCCCCTGCCCCTGGACGCCAAGCAGGTGGCTGAACTGATCGAACTGATCAAGAACCCACCCCCCGGTGAAGAGGCCTTCCTGCTGGACCTGCTGACCCATCGCGTGCCACCGGGCGTGGACGACGCTGCCAAGGTCAAGGCCAGCTTTCTGGCGGCCGTGGCGCATGGCGACATCAAGGTGGGCCTGATCTCCAAGGCCAAGGCCACGGAACTGCTGGGCACCATGGTGGGCGGCTACAACGTGCACCCGCTGATCGAATTGCTCGACGATGCCGAAGTGGCCGGTGTGGCCGCAGAAGGCCTGAAGAAGACCCTCTTGATGTTCGACTTCTTCAATGACGTCGCCGCCAAGGCCAAGGCCGGCAACGCCAAGGCGCAGGAAGTCATCAAGAGCTGGGCCGATGCCGAGTGGTTCACCACCCGTCCTGAAGTCGAAAAGAAGATCACGGTCACCGTGTTCAAGGTGCCTGGCGAAACCAACACCGACGACCTGTCGCCCGCGCCGGATGCCTGGAGCCGCCCCGACATTCCGCTGCACTACCTCGCCATGCTGAAGAACACCCGCCCCGATGCGGCGTTCAAGCCCGAGGAGGATGGCAAGCGCGGTCCGATGCAGTTCATCGAAGACCTCAAGAAGAAGGGCAACCTCGTGGCCTACGTGGGCGACGTGGTGGGCACCGGCTCCAGCCGCAAGTCGGCCACCAACAGCGTGATCTGGGCCACCGGTCAAGACATCCCGTTCGTGCCGAACAAGCGTTTTGGCGGTGTGACCTTGGGCGGCAAGATCGCTCCCATCTTCTTCAACACGCAAGAAGATTCGGGCTCGCTGCCGATCGAAGTCGATGTGTCCAAGCTCGAAATGGGCGACGTGGTCGACATCCTGCCCTATGACGGCAAGATCGTGAAGAACGGTGCCACCGTGGCCGAGTTCAAGCTCAAGAGCGATGTGCTGTTTGACGAAGTGCGTGCGGGCGGCCGTATCAACCTCATCATCGGCCGTTCGCTGACGGCTAAGGCCCGCGAGTTCCTGGGCCTGCCTGCCTCCACGCTGTTCCGCCTTCCCCAGGCACCTGCCGCTTCGAAGGCTGGCTTCACCCTCGCTCAGAAGATGGTGGGTCGCGCCGTGGGTCTGCCAGAAGGCCAGGGCGTGCGCCCAGGTACCTACTGCGAACCCAAGATGACGACCGTGGGCTCGCAAGACACCACCGGTCCGATGACCCGCGACGAGCTGAAAGACCTGGCCTGCCTGGGCTTCTCGGCAGACCTGGTCATGCAGTCGTTCTGCCACACGGCGGCCTACCCCAAGCCCGTGGACGTGAAGACCCACCGCGAACTGCCTGCGTTCATCAGCAACCGTGGTGGCGTGGCTCTGCGTCCTGGTGACGGCGTGATTCACAGCTGGCTCAACCGCCTGCTGCTGCCTGACACCGTGGGTACGGGCGGCGACTCGCACACGCGTTTCCCCATCGGTATTTCTTTCCCCGCAGGCTCTGGCCTGGTGGCTTTCGGCGCTGCCACGGGCGTGATGCCTCTGGACATGCCCGAGTCGGTGCTGGTGCGTTTCAAGGGCGAAATGCAGCCGGGCGTGACGCTGCGCGACCTGGTGCATGCGATTCCGCTGTACGCGATCAAGGCGGGTCTGTTGACGGTGGCCAAGGCGGGCAAGAAGAATATCTTCTCGGGCCGCATTCTGGAAATCGAGGGCCTGCCCAACCTGAAGGTTGAACAAGCGTTTGAATTGTCCGACGCCTCTGCAGAACGCTCTGCCGCTGGTTGCACCATCAAGCTCAACCCCGAGCCGGTCAAGGAATACCTGACCAGCAACGTGGTGCTGATGAAGAACATGATCGCCGATGGCTATGCAGACGCCCGCACGCTGCAGCGCCGCATCGAGAAGGTCGAAGCCTGGCTGGCCAACCCCAACCTGCTCGAAGCCGACAAGGATGCGGAATACGCAGCCGTCATCGAGATCGATCTGGCCGACATCAAGGAACCCATCCTGTGCTGCCCCAACGATCCGGACGATGCCAAGACGCTGTCGGAAGTGGCTGGCACCAAGATCGATGAAGCCTTCATCGGCTCTTGCATGACCAACATCGGTCACTTCCGCGCCGCGGCCAAGCTGCTCGGCGGTAGCCGTGACATCCCCGTCAAGCTGTGGGTGGCACCGCCCACCAAGATGGACGAAAGCGAGCTGATCAAGGAAGGCCATTACGCCAACTTTGGCGCCGCCGGTGCCCGTACCGAAATGCCCGGCTGCTCGCTGTGCATGGGCAACCAGGCACAGGTGCGCGAAGGCGCTACGGTGGTGTCCACCTCCACCCGCAACTTCCCCAACCGCCTGGGCAAGAACACCAACGTGTTCCTGGCCTCGGCCGAACTCGCCGCCATCGCGTCCAAGCTGGGCAAGATCCCCACAGTGGCCGAATACCACGAAGCCATGGGCATCGTGAACAAGGACGGCGCGTCGATCTACAAGTACCTGAACTTCGACCAGATCGAAGAGTACGCAGAAACCGCCAAGGGCGTCACCGCCTGA